The following coding sequences are from one Arachis hypogaea cultivar Tifrunner chromosome 7, arahy.Tifrunner.gnm2.J5K5, whole genome shotgun sequence window:
- the LOC112703524 gene encoding trifunctional UDP-glucose 4,6-dehydratase/UDP-4-keto-6-deoxy-D-glucose 3,5-epimerase/UDP-4-keto-L-rhamnose-reductase RHM1, with amino-acid sequence MATHTPKNILITGAAGFIASHVANRLIRKYPDYKIVVLDKLDYCSNLKNLIPSKSCPNFKFVKGDIGSADLVNYLLITESIDTIMHFAAQTHVDNSFGNSFEFTKNNIYGTHVLLEACKVTGQIKRFIHVSTDEVYGETEEDAVVGNHEASQLLPTNPYSATKAGAEMLVMAYGRSYGLPVITTRGNNVYGPNQFPEKLIPKFILLAMQGKPLPIHGDGSNVRSYLYCEDVAEAFEVILHKGEVGHVYNIGTKKERRVIDVAKDICRLFSMDPETSIKFVENRPFNDQRYFLDDQKLKDLGWSERTTWEEGLKKTMDWYINNPDWWGDVSGALLPHPRMLMMPGGMERHFDGSEEEKPASYVSTNTKMVVPPTKSATGTPQKPALKFLIYGRTGWIGGLLGKLCEKQGIPYEYGKGRLEDRSSLVADIQNIKPTHIFNAAGVTGRPNVDWCETHKTETIRTNVAGTLTLADVSREHGLLMINYATGCIFEYDEAHPLGSGKGFKEEDTPNFAGSFYSKTKAMVEELLKEYDNVCTLRVRMPISSDLSNPRNFITKISRYNKVVNIPNSMTILDELLPISIEMAKRNLSGIWNFTNPGAVSHNEILEMYRDYIDPNFKWVNFTLEEQAKVIVAARSNNEMDASKLKKEFPELLSIKESLIKYVFEPNKKTGLKN; translated from the exons ATGGCGACGCATACCCCAAAGAATATTCTCATTACTGGGGCAGCTGGATTTATTGCATCTCATGTGGCCAACCGGCTCATTCGGAAGTATCCTGACTACAAAATTGTTGTTCTTGACAAGCTTGATTACTGTTCTAATCTGAAGAACCTCATTCCTTCAAAGTCATGCCCCAACTTTAAGTTTGTGAAGGGTGATATTGGAAGTGCTGACCTTGTCAACTACCTTCTCATCACTGAGTCAATTGACACGATAATGCACTTTGCTGCTCAGACCCATGTTGACAACTCCTTTGGTAACAGCTTTGAGTTCACCAAGAACAACATCTACGGCACTCATGTCCTGTTAGAGGCTTGCAAGGTGACTGGTCAGATCAAAAGGTTCATCCATGTGAGCACTGATGAGGTCTATGGGGAGACAGAGGAGGATGCCGTGGTTGGAAACCATGAGGCTTCTCAGCTGCTTCCTACAAATCCATACTCTGCCACAAAAGCTGGGGCAGAGATGCTTGTCATGGCATATGGTAGATCCTATGGTTTACCTGTGATCACAACACGTGGAAACAATGTCTATGGGCCGAACCAGTTTCCTGAGAAGCTAATTCCAAAGTTCATCCTCCTGGCCATGCAAGGCAAGCCTCTTCCGATTCATGGAGATGGTTCTAACGTGAGGAGCTATTTATACTGCGAAGATGTCGCTGAGGCTTTTGAAGTTATCCTTCACAAGGGAGAAGTTGGTCATGTTTACAACATTGGGACCAAGAAGGAAAGAAGAGTTATTGATGTAGCCAAAGATATATGCAGACTATTCTCCATGGACCCAGAGACAAGCATAAAATTTGTGGAGAACAGACCATTCAATGACCAGAGATACTTTCTTGATGATCAAAAGCTGAAGGACTTGGGGTGGTCCGAGAGGACCACTTGGGAAGAGGGGTTGAAGAAAACCATGGACTGGTACATCAATAATCCTGATTGGTGGGGTGATGTCAGTGGTGCATTGCTTCCTCATCCAAGGATGCTCATGATGCCTGGTGGTATGGAGAGACATTTTGATGGATCGGAAGAGGAAAAGCCTGCATCATATGTCTCGACTAACACTAAAATGGTGGTTCCACCAACCAAGAGCGCTACCGGCACTCCCCAGAAGCCTGCTCTAAAGTTCTTGATCTATGGCAGAACAGGATGGATAGGTGGATTGCTTGGGAAGTTGTGTGAAAAGCAAGGGATTCCGTACGAATATGGAAAAGGGCGCCTAGAGGATCGCTCATCACTTGTTGCTGATATTCAGAATATCAAGCCGACACATATTTTCAATGCTGCAGGAGTGACCGGCAGACCCAATGTTGATTGGTGTGAGACTCATAAGACTGAAACCATCCGCACCAATGTTGCCGGGACTTTAACATTGGCTGATGTCAGCAGAGAGCATGGTCTCTTGATGATAAATTATGCTACTGGTTGCATATTTGAGTATGATGAAGCTCACCCTCTGGGATCTGGCAAAGGTTTCAAGGAGGAAGATACCCCTAATTTTGCTGGTTCTTTCTATTCCAAAACTAAGGCTATG GTTGAGGAGCTTTTGAAAGAATATGACAATGTATGCACACTCAGGGTTCGCATGCCCATTTCTTCTGATCTGAGCAACCCGCGCAACTTCATTACCAAGATTTCTCGCTATAACAAGGTGGTTAACATTCCAAACAGCATGACTATCCTGGACGAGCTCCTGCCTATTTCAATCGAGATGGCAAAGCGCAACCTGAGCGGCATCTGGAACTTCACAAACCCAGGGGCCGTGAGTCACAACGAGATCCTGGAGATGTACAGGGACTACATTGACCCCAACTTCAAGTGGGTTAATTTCACCCTTGAAGAGCAAGCCAAAGTGATTGTTGCAGCGCGAAGCAACAACGAGATGGACGCATCAAAGTTGAAGAAAGAATTCCCAGAACTGCTTTCCATCAAGGAATCACTGATCAAATATGTCTTCGAGCCAAACAAGAAAACTGGTTTGAAAAATTAA